The Ignatzschineria rhizosphaerae genome contains a region encoding:
- a CDS encoding alpha/beta hydrolase codes for MRVDRDTQVILQAFKEAGGQGIEILSVQDARDVYVQNNTGDLEPDKIHSVKDRQITVRDGNQITVRIYEPRENAHEKSPGILFMHGGGWVIGDLETHDSICRRVAKETQYSVIAVDYRLAPEYPFPYPLHDCIDALLWLGQEGELLQIETTSIIVMGDSAGGNLATILAHQFNKSNDYHIAAEVLFYPVTTAIMDSPSYERFAEGYPLSKKTMEWFINHYVTKETDPANPQISPLYYEDLQSDVATFIMTVGLDPLCDEGVYYAQKLITKGHYVVYQHQPDTMHGILTSAKAIKLGEHYIHKACDFIKEYFK; via the coding sequence ATGAGAGTTGATCGAGATACACAAGTTATCTTACAAGCTTTTAAGGAAGCGGGTGGGCAAGGGATAGAGATCTTATCTGTTCAAGATGCTAGAGATGTTTACGTTCAAAATAATACTGGAGATTTAGAGCCTGATAAGATTCATTCGGTGAAAGATCGGCAAATTACAGTAAGAGATGGAAATCAAATAACGGTACGAATTTATGAGCCAAGGGAAAATGCTCATGAAAAGAGTCCAGGAATACTCTTTATGCATGGTGGTGGTTGGGTTATTGGGGATTTAGAAACCCATGATTCTATCTGCCGGCGAGTGGCTAAAGAGACGCAGTATTCAGTGATTGCCGTCGATTATCGCTTGGCGCCGGAGTACCCATTTCCTTATCCCTTACATGATTGTATCGATGCTTTGCTATGGCTTGGGCAAGAGGGAGAGCTGCTTCAGATAGAAACAACGTCGATTATTGTGATGGGAGATAGTGCGGGAGGAAATTTAGCAACAATATTAGCGCATCAATTTAATAAGAGTAATGATTATCATATTGCAGCAGAGGTCTTATTTTATCCAGTGACAACTGCGATCATGGATAGCCCCTCTTATGAAAGATTTGCAGAAGGATATCCGTTATCCAAGAAGACGATGGAATGGTTTATCAATCATTATGTAACAAAAGAGACAGATCCAGCTAATCCGCAAATATCCCCACTTTACTATGAGGATCTACAATCTGATGTTGCTACATTTATCATGACTGTTGGTTTAGATCCTTTATGTGATGAAGGGGTTTATTATGCTCAAAAGTTGATAACGAAGGGGCATTATGTGGTTTATCAACATCAGCCAGATACGATGCATGGAATATTAACATCGGCAAAAGCAATAAAATTGGGAGAACACTATATTCACAAAGCTTGTGATTTTATTAAAGAGTATTTTAAATGA
- a CDS encoding flavin-containing monooxygenase: protein MNHLKNKSHHKIVILGAGFGGLGMAAQLKMAGINDFVVLEKGSDIGGVWRDNTYPGAACDVESHLYCYSFFLHLRVTNSYAGQAEFMRYMNELVDKFDLREHIVLNAEISKAYWDDKEKQWDFTLQNDTTFSGNYFIPAWGQLNIPNFPHIEGVELFKGTYFHSARWDHSVDLTNKKVGSIGAAASAVQYIPEIAPKVEHLTVFQRSANWVIPREKTAFSKEDIAEFINDPELFKASRQALYDIKEQNFFSLKQGSKAQEKAIQLAKDYLNTAVTDPKLREKLVPAYEYGCKRILITSDYYPTLQRSNVTVETEPIQAFYEDGIITKDGQKHPLDVVVFGTGFKSHAFHGNLEITGFNGASLSELWVDGASAYLGITVPNFPNMFLLYGPNTNLNHSSILLMLEAQQQYIIQAIEEMEQSNIAGIIVNQKIYEDFNEQLQEDLKTTAFSTSCSSWYKNSEGKIINNWSGSVRDYEAAVASFNIADFSQI from the coding sequence ATGAATCATTTAAAGAATAAGTCTCATCATAAAATTGTCATTTTAGGCGCTGGATTTGGTGGGCTTGGAATGGCTGCTCAGCTAAAAATGGCGGGAATCAATGACTTTGTTGTTTTAGAAAAAGGGTCAGATATTGGGGGTGTTTGGCGGGATAATACCTATCCTGGCGCCGCGTGTGATGTGGAATCCCATCTTTATTGTTACTCCTTTTTTCTTCATTTACGCGTAACAAACTCTTATGCGGGTCAAGCTGAGTTTATGCGTTATATGAATGAATTAGTTGATAAATTTGATCTTCGAGAACATATTGTTTTAAATGCCGAGATCTCAAAAGCTTACTGGGATGACAAAGAGAAACAGTGGGATTTTACTTTACAGAATGATACAACTTTTTCAGGGAACTATTTTATTCCCGCTTGGGGGCAATTGAATATCCCTAATTTCCCTCATATTGAAGGGGTTGAGCTTTTTAAAGGAACATATTTTCATTCTGCAAGATGGGATCATTCTGTAGATCTTACAAATAAAAAAGTTGGCAGTATTGGTGCAGCGGCAAGTGCTGTGCAATATATTCCGGAAATAGCGCCTAAAGTTGAGCATCTAACGGTGTTTCAGCGCTCAGCTAACTGGGTGATTCCTCGGGAGAAAACTGCATTTTCAAAAGAGGATATTGCTGAGTTTATTAATGATCCTGAGCTATTTAAAGCTAGTAGACAAGCCTTATATGATATTAAAGAACAGAATTTTTTCTCTTTAAAACAAGGCTCAAAGGCGCAAGAAAAAGCGATTCAATTAGCAAAGGATTATTTAAATACCGCAGTGACAGATCCAAAGCTAAGAGAGAAGTTAGTTCCTGCTTATGAGTATGGCTGTAAACGAATTTTAATTACAAGTGATTATTATCCGACCCTGCAAAGATCTAATGTCACGGTTGAGACAGAGCCTATTCAAGCTTTTTATGAAGATGGAATTATCACTAAAGATGGTCAAAAACATCCCTTAGATGTGGTAGTTTTCGGTACAGGCTTTAAGAGTCACGCTTTCCATGGAAATTTAGAAATTACGGGATTTAATGGCGCATCTTTATCTGAATTATGGGTTGATGGTGCTTCTGCTTATTTAGGGATAACCGTGCCTAATTTTCCTAATATGTTTCTGCTTTATGGGCCTAATACCAACTTAAATCATAGTTCGATTTTATTAATGTTAGAAGCGCAGCAACAATATATTATTCAAGCGATTGAGGAGATGGAGCAATCTAATATTGCGGGTATTATCGTTAATCAAAAAATTTATGAAGACTTTAATGAGCAATTACAGGAAGATTTAAAAACAACGGCTTTTTCAACTTCTTGTTCTAGCTGGTATAAAAATTCCGAAGGTAAAATTATTAACAACTGGTCAGGATCTGTAAGAGATTATGAAGCCGCTGTCGCCTCCTTCAATATTGCCGATTTTTCACAAATCTAA